The Stratiformator vulcanicus genome has a segment encoding these proteins:
- the secG gene encoding preprotein translocase subunit SecG, producing the protein MLLVFASVWSYITMTLLMIVGLLLMFIILLQRGRGGGLAGAFGGAGGQSAFGTKAGDVFTRITIVVTVVWVALAAANGFQLRADAVVNADKFKPSGPAIESTEDGEDIFGPAESGSAVESSGTGEPNPFEELESGSATN; encoded by the coding sequence ATGCTCTTGGTTTTTGCAAGCGTGTGGTCCTACATCACAATGACCCTCCTGATGATTGTCGGCCTGTTGCTGATGTTCATCATTCTGTTGCAGCGGGGACGAGGCGGTGGCCTCGCCGGTGCATTCGGCGGTGCCGGCGGTCAAAGCGCCTTCGGTACGAAAGCAGGCGACGTGTTCACTCGCATTACGATCGTGGTAACGGTTGTCTGGGTTGCCTTGGCCGCGGCGAACGGATTTCAATTGCGAGCCGATGCGGTCGTGAACGCCGACAAATTTAAACCGAGCGGTCCGGCGATCGAATCAACGGAGGACGGTGAGGACATCTTCGGCCCCGCCGAGTCAGGCTCGGCCGTCGAATCGTCCGGAACTGGCGAGCCGAATCCGTTCGAAGAGCTCGAGTCGGGTTCGGCTACGAATTGA
- a CDS encoding YicC/YloC family endoribonuclease: protein MLLSMTGFGTARAETEAWAATVELKSVNNRYLKVSTRLPEVLNPKEGDVERIIKEFVARGSVQLQIRLEPTDCKTPYRVNADLVKDYWTQAEAIRLDLGKSAPIPISSLFQLPGTLVDVSKATASIEEVWPLVERALRSAGEKLLEFRHYEGAAMDAELRKYAKVIAEQVDAVEKQAPAVISTYREKMLDRIRTALSESDATVTEENLIRETAIHADRCDVTEEIARMRSHLTQFEQFLDDSESQGRKLDFLIQEMNREINTIGSKANDASIAHLVVELKGAVEKLREILQNVE from the coding sequence GTGCTACTGAGCATGACCGGCTTCGGCACCGCGCGGGCCGAGACAGAAGCCTGGGCCGCCACCGTTGAACTCAAATCGGTCAACAACCGCTATTTGAAAGTTTCGACGCGCCTGCCGGAAGTGCTCAACCCCAAGGAAGGGGATGTTGAGCGGATCATCAAAGAGTTCGTCGCTCGCGGCTCGGTGCAATTGCAGATTCGGTTGGAGCCGACAGACTGCAAGACCCCCTACCGCGTGAATGCGGACCTCGTCAAAGACTATTGGACGCAGGCCGAAGCGATCCGGCTCGACCTTGGAAAGTCGGCGCCGATCCCGATTTCGAGCCTGTTTCAGTTGCCTGGAACACTTGTCGATGTGTCGAAAGCGACCGCCTCAATCGAAGAGGTCTGGCCGCTCGTCGAGCGAGCGTTGCGATCGGCGGGCGAAAAGCTGCTGGAGTTCCGTCACTACGAGGGAGCCGCGATGGATGCAGAGCTGCGAAAGTACGCCAAGGTGATCGCCGAGCAGGTCGACGCCGTCGAGAAGCAAGCCCCGGCGGTAATCAGCACCTACCGCGAAAAGATGCTCGATCGGATTCGCACGGCCTTGAGTGAGTCCGACGCGACGGTGACCGAAGAGAATCTCATCCGCGAAACGGCGATCCACGCGGACCGCTGCGACGTCACCGAAGAGATCGCCAGAATGCGATCGCATCTGACCCAATTCGAGCAATTTCTCGACGACTCCGAGTCTCAGGGACGCAAACTCGACTTCCTGATTCAGGAGATGAATCGGGAGATCAACACGATCGGCTCGAAGGCGAATGACGCGTCGATCGCCCATCTCGTGGTGGAATTGAAGGGGGCGGTGGAAAAACTGCGTGAGATTTTGCAGAATGTCGAATGA
- the gmk gene encoding guanylate kinase, which produces MENSVPAPERAIRILVLSGPSGSGKSTVVNRLIQTTTLPIEKAVSATTRPPRPHEQNGVDYHFLSPEEFETKQAAGEFLETAEVHRTGHWYGTLRSEVERAIGQRRWSLLEIDVDGAAEVRRAFPGSLLIFLKTKSLEEYESRLRGRGTESAEVIARRMQTAAAELTRAADYDFQVNNDDLDRAVGEIVGIVEEREAQIDAGSV; this is translated from the coding sequence GTGGAAAATTCAGTTCCCGCTCCGGAGAGAGCGATCCGAATTCTCGTGCTGTCCGGCCCCAGTGGCTCGGGCAAATCAACCGTTGTGAATCGATTGATTCAGACGACCACATTGCCGATTGAAAAAGCGGTTTCTGCGACGACGCGCCCGCCGCGTCCGCACGAACAAAACGGCGTCGACTACCATTTTTTGTCACCTGAGGAATTCGAGACGAAGCAGGCAGCAGGCGAATTCCTGGAGACGGCTGAAGTACACCGCACCGGACACTGGTACGGCACACTGCGATCCGAAGTCGAGCGGGCCATTGGGCAACGACGCTGGTCGCTTCTTGAAATTGACGTCGATGGAGCGGCCGAAGTTCGAAGAGCATTCCCCGGCAGCCTGCTCATTTTTTTGAAGACGAAATCGCTAGAGGAATACGAATCGCGACTTCGTGGTCGCGGAACAGAATCGGCAGAAGTCATCGCCCGACGAATGCAAACCGCCGCAGCGGAACTAACGCGGGCCGCCGACTATGATTTTCAGGTAAATAACGACGATCTCGACCGGGCGGTCGGTGAAATCGTCGGTATCGTTGAAGAGCGTGAGGCCCAAATCGATGCTGGAAGCGTTTAA
- a CDS encoding DNA-directed RNA polymerase subunit omega, with protein MLEAFKEEEIVNKVGGRFKLSSLIQKRLVALNRGARPLVEMQTKNQMEIVVQEIIQNKIFLDASGEVKPVSPLDALGGDGGPDEADGGPSLDEL; from the coding sequence ATGCTGGAAGCGTTTAAAGAAGAAGAAATCGTCAACAAGGTCGGCGGGCGATTTAAGCTCTCGTCGCTCATCCAGAAGCGGCTCGTTGCGCTGAACCGCGGCGCCCGGCCGCTCGTCGAAATGCAGACGAAAAACCAGATGGAAATCGTCGTGCAGGAGATCATCCAGAATAAGATCTTCCTCGACGCCTCCGGCGAAGTAAAACCGGTCAGCCCACTCGACGCCTTGGGTGGCGACGGCGGTCCGGACGAAGCCGACGGCGGTCCATCGTTGGATGAACTCTAA
- a CDS encoding flavoprotein has translation MSESREILLGVTGGIAAYKSADLASKLVQDGHGVTVVMTKAAHAFIGKTTFEALTDRPVYTSLFDWKEHPRGEHIGLARRADIFVIAPCSADVLSKLAHGAADDLLSTLTLSATCPMLLAPAMNVEMWSKAAVQRNVEQLRDDGFHFAEPGSGWLSCREVGAGRMAEPEEIRSRIAEALA, from the coding sequence ATGTCTGAATCGCGAGAAATCCTCCTCGGCGTCACCGGCGGGATCGCGGCGTACAAGTCGGCCGACCTGGCAAGCAAGCTGGTTCAGGACGGCCACGGCGTCACCGTCGTGATGACCAAGGCGGCGCACGCCTTCATCGGCAAGACGACCTTTGAAGCGCTGACCGACCGACCGGTCTACACCTCGCTATTCGACTGGAAGGAGCACCCGCGGGGAGAGCACATCGGCCTCGCCCGCCGCGCCGACATTTTCGTAATCGCCCCCTGCTCCGCCGATGTGCTGTCGAAACTCGCCCATGGCGCTGCGGATGACTTGCTCTCGACGCTCACGCTCAGCGCGACCTGCCCGATGCTGCTCGCCCCGGCGATGAACGTCGAAATGTGGTCGAAAGCCGCGGTGCAGCGCAACGTGGAGCAACTCCGAGACGACGGCTTCCACTTCGCCGAACCGGGCAGTGGCTGGCTCAGCTGCCGCGAAGTCGGCGCCGGTCGCATGGCGGAGCCGGAAGAAATCCGCTCGCGGATTGCTGAGGCGTTGGCTTAG
- a CDS encoding Uma2 family endonuclease, whose translation MATDTAAHNFNPPAHDPVESLPLELHSGDRMNREEFHYIYSRMPENFRAELIDGVVYVASPAKYNHGRPITFLSALLLEYEATTPGCEVNENVTVLLDDGTEVQPDILLRICEGFGGQSRLTEDDYIDGGPEFVIEVANTTRSIDLNNKKAKYRENGVREYVVYEPTRNVFHWFDLSADKQLTLPKDNIARSIAFPGLWIDVEAVATKSLGKAKATLEAGLKTTEYATFKEQLAAAKKPGDA comes from the coding sequence ATGGCAACTGACACCGCCGCTCACAACTTCAATCCCCCCGCCCACGACCCCGTCGAGTCGCTGCCGCTGGAATTGCACAGCGGCGACCGGATGAACCGCGAAGAGTTTCACTACATCTACTCGCGGATGCCGGAGAACTTCCGGGCGGAACTTATTGACGGAGTCGTCTACGTGGCCTCACCTGCGAAATACAATCATGGGAGACCCATTACGTTCCTGAGTGCGTTGCTGCTTGAATACGAGGCAACAACGCCGGGCTGTGAGGTCAACGAGAACGTGACGGTCCTGCTGGACGACGGAACCGAAGTCCAACCTGATATCCTACTTCGAATCTGCGAGGGATTTGGCGGTCAGTCCAGACTGACGGAGGATGATTACATCGACGGCGGTCCTGAGTTTGTGATCGAAGTCGCAAATACGACCCGGTCGATCGACCTCAATAATAAGAAAGCGAAGTACCGCGAGAACGGAGTGCGCGAGTATGTCGTCTACGAGCCAACACGGAATGTTTTCCACTGGTTCGACCTTTCAGCCGATAAGCAGCTCACTCTCCCCAAAGATAACATTGCCCGTTCGATCGCCTTCCCCGGCTTATGGATCGACGTGGAGGCCGTCGCGACGAAATCACTCGGCAAGGCCAAGGCGACGTTGGAGGCGGGTTTGAAGACCACCGAGTACGCGACCTTTAAAGAGCAGCTTGCCGCTGCAAAAAAGCCCGGCGATGCCTGA
- a CDS encoding phosphopantothenoylcysteine decarboxylase domain-containing protein has translation MPDLPRLLITAGPTREYLDDVRYLSNASSGKMGYAIAEAAAKAGYAVTLVSGPVDLTCPTGVDRVDVETTAEMRKACMGALTSCEGVIAAAAVCDYRPATRIIGKLAKTGGPMTVEMIETDDVLAEIGRCKEARWVVGFALEAENARERALQKLRAKNCDWIVVNDPTAIGSDSNSVELMDPAGAIAAEWTGPKSAIAASLIDWLHSRYD, from the coding sequence ATGCCTGACCTCCCGCGACTGCTCATCACCGCGGGGCCGACGCGCGAGTACCTCGATGACGTCCGCTATCTCTCGAATGCCAGTAGCGGCAAGATGGGTTACGCCATTGCCGAAGCCGCTGCAAAGGCCGGCTATGCGGTCACGCTCGTCAGCGGGCCGGTCGACCTGACCTGCCCAACGGGAGTCGATCGCGTTGACGTCGAAACGACCGCCGAGATGCGCAAAGCCTGCATGGGGGCTCTCACGTCGTGTGAAGGTGTCATCGCCGCGGCGGCGGTTTGCGACTATCGTCCCGCTACTCGCATCATCGGCAAGCTCGCCAAGACGGGCGGACCGATGACCGTCGAGATGATCGAGACCGACGATGTCCTCGCTGAGATCGGTCGCTGCAAAGAAGCTCGCTGGGTCGTCGGCTTTGCCCTCGAAGCCGAAAACGCCCGCGAACGAGCGTTACAAAAGCTCCGCGCCAAGAATTGCGATTGGATCGTGGTGAACGACCCAACGGCGATCGGGTCCGATTCGAATTCCGTCGAGCTGATGGACCCCGCCGGCGCAATTGCGGCTGAGTGGACCGGTCCGAAGTCTGCGATCGCGGCGTCCTTAATAGACTGGCTGCACAGTCGCTACGACTAA
- a CDS encoding DNA translocase FtsK — MMLDLVALGLLAASAFVALSLLTFDPADPPSTAVFPAPESVVNACGPVGARVAHYMLSAFGFGTYLILINLIVIDLQLFSRGNVKDRWMRLAGSTLMLVAICTAFDITAPAVGTTTLVGSGGLLGAVTAATLESLFSGLGATVLLMAILTAGLIITEDALLAARFVGLLLKPFAFIGHFFGNIRLPRLNFSRFVPSMWRKRSQESISTEEEIELEDETEDAPEADAAADREIRINPPATLTRSLAAPRPPVVDSPQEIVEIDLPDLDLLEDAEEFPYEELAANARIAAETLEQTFQEFGLNVTVSEIDTGPVVTQYELKLEKGLRVNKVTALADDLAIALRVPAVRIVSPIPGKNTVGVEVPNETRVMVRMRELIETAPEKSQKFSVPLFLGKDVSGHPLVVDMTKMPHLLIAGRTGTGKSVCINTLILSILYTRRPDEVKLLMVDPKMVELSPYKRLPHLMHPVITDMKKAEAMLAWAVDKMEERYDILARCGVRHLDDYNKLSREQRLDRMGLSELEIEPGSLPEKMPYIVIIADEMADMMMTSGKDVEGHIIRLAQKSRAVGIHLVLATQKPTVDVITGLIKSNLPARISFQVASRTDSRVVLDEMGAERLLGAGDMLYLEPGTSNLIRSQGTYISGQEVDNVIDFFGDVEPQYSDELKNVTASGGSGKTADADEIRKKDDMYEQAIDVVVSEGRGSTSLLQRALGIGYGRAARLIDYMAEDGIVGEYNGSQAREVLYTAEQWEAVKSGGELVEV; from the coding sequence ATGATGCTTGATCTGGTCGCGCTGGGGCTGCTCGCAGCCTCGGCGTTTGTCGCGCTGAGCCTATTGACCTTCGATCCTGCCGACCCCCCTTCGACCGCCGTCTTCCCCGCCCCCGAGTCGGTCGTCAACGCCTGCGGACCGGTTGGTGCTCGCGTCGCCCATTACATGCTTTCCGCGTTCGGATTCGGGACCTATCTGATCCTGATCAACCTGATCGTGATTGACCTGCAACTGTTTTCGCGGGGAAACGTGAAGGACCGCTGGATGCGGCTCGCCGGCAGCACATTGATGCTCGTCGCCATCTGCACGGCCTTTGATATCACCGCCCCGGCAGTCGGCACAACGACTCTCGTCGGTAGCGGCGGGCTTCTCGGAGCCGTCACCGCGGCCACGCTCGAATCGCTTTTCTCTGGCCTCGGCGCGACCGTGCTGCTGATGGCCATTCTGACCGCCGGTCTGATCATCACCGAAGACGCCCTGCTTGCCGCTCGGTTTGTTGGCCTCCTCCTGAAACCTTTCGCGTTCATCGGTCATTTCTTCGGAAATATAAGATTGCCGAGGCTTAACTTCTCTCGCTTTGTGCCGTCAATGTGGCGGAAACGATCCCAGGAATCGATCTCCACTGAAGAAGAAATTGAGCTCGAAGACGAGACGGAAGACGCACCCGAAGCAGATGCCGCTGCCGACCGTGAGATTCGGATTAATCCCCCCGCAACGCTGACCCGCAGTCTCGCAGCCCCACGACCGCCGGTGGTCGACAGCCCGCAAGAGATCGTTGAAATTGATCTGCCCGATCTTGACCTGCTCGAAGACGCCGAAGAGTTTCCTTACGAGGAACTCGCGGCGAATGCCCGCATCGCCGCGGAGACGTTGGAGCAGACCTTCCAAGAGTTCGGCCTCAACGTCACCGTTTCGGAAATCGATACGGGCCCGGTCGTCACGCAGTACGAATTGAAACTTGAAAAGGGCCTTCGCGTTAATAAGGTCACGGCGTTAGCCGATGACCTCGCGATCGCACTCCGCGTCCCCGCGGTGCGGATCGTCTCGCCGATCCCCGGCAAGAATACCGTCGGCGTTGAGGTTCCGAATGAAACCCGCGTCATGGTACGGATGCGGGAACTGATCGAGACGGCCCCTGAAAAGTCTCAAAAGTTCAGCGTCCCGCTGTTCTTAGGCAAAGACGTAAGCGGCCACCCGCTCGTGGTCGATATGACAAAGATGCCGCATCTCTTAATCGCGGGCCGAACTGGTACCGGTAAATCGGTCTGTATTAACACCTTAATTCTGTCCATTCTTTACACGCGTCGCCCCGATGAAGTGAAGCTGTTGATGGTCGACCCAAAAATGGTCGAGCTCAGCCCTTACAAACGGCTGCCCCACCTGATGCACCCGGTCATCACCGATATGAAAAAAGCCGAGGCGATGCTCGCTTGGGCCGTCGACAAGATGGAAGAACGCTACGACATTCTCGCCCGATGCGGCGTCCGCCATTTGGACGATTACAATAAGCTTTCGCGCGAACAACGCCTCGACCGCATGGGGCTGTCGGAACTGGAGATCGAACCCGGTTCGCTGCCGGAGAAGATGCCTTACATCGTGATCATTGCCGACGAAATGGCCGACATGATGATGACCAGCGGTAAGGACGTGGAAGGACACATTATTCGCCTCGCCCAAAAGTCACGGGCCGTCGGCATCCACCTGGTCCTCGCCACGCAGAAGCCGACCGTCGACGTAATTACCGGTCTTATTAAATCGAACCTGCCGGCACGCATCTCGTTCCAGGTGGCCAGCCGAACCGACAGCCGGGTCGTCCTCGATGAAATGGGAGCCGAGCGGCTCCTCGGCGCCGGTGACATGCTCTACCTCGAACCGGGCACCAGTAACCTGATCCGCTCGCAGGGCACTTATATCAGTGGTCAGGAAGTCGATAACGTGATCGACTTCTTCGGCGACGTCGAACCGCAATATAGCGATGAATTAAAGAACGTCACCGCCTCTGGCGGCAGTGGCAAGACGGCCGACGCGGACGAAATCCGCAAGAAGGATGACATGTACGAGCAGGCGATCGACGTGGTCGTCAGCGAAGGCCGCGGCAGCACCAGCTTATTGCAACGGGCCCTCGGCATCGGCTACGGCCGAGCGGCGCGATTAATCGACTACATGGCCGAAGACGGCATCGTCGGCGAATACAACGGCTCCCAAGCCCGCGAAGTACTTTACACCGCGGAGCAATGGGAGGCCGTAAAAAGCGGCGGGGAGTTGGTTGAGGTGTAG
- a CDS encoding arylsulfotransferase family protein, translated as MRRKRIRLIAAAYLLFAAAAIWGFSVGRYEAFPWAYLSPIEKFVLFVPEVEEKPTLVQKLTKHRMETPSLFAADGFVMRDDEFVDPGYLLMSRYSSAHSQTIVELVRLRDFRILHSWIPPVDELLETMFPEQEPMISYNRSRDGFAARHPLLLPDGRIVVHPGLGALFCLDRQSRVVWRLGSKYACHHSIDIDAVGNVIAAGNIAFPGERTWPEGLDVSSNRTFPRDGYFVVSPEHGEVLRSESVADILVHNNFHGLLFGISQRGDTQDSLHLNDVQPLRYEVGEYRYGDLAFSLRDISTVFVYRPSTRKVLWLRTGPWVSQHDVDMLPDGDFTVFSNNSYRKEKEKYREISNVIRFNVKSDEFDAPYDEILREVGSFTMSQGCCRVLPGGDVVFEQQNEGRVFRVSRREVRWEFVNKTRDGYAGWVNWCRYYLASEIDLSWLERVSHDDSI; from the coding sequence ATGCGCAGAAAACGGATTCGGCTGATTGCAGCCGCCTATTTACTATTCGCAGCAGCCGCCATCTGGGGATTTTCAGTCGGTCGATATGAGGCCTTCCCATGGGCATATCTTAGTCCCATCGAAAAGTTTGTTCTGTTTGTTCCGGAAGTGGAAGAGAAGCCGACTCTAGTCCAGAAGCTCACGAAGCACCGAATGGAGACACCTTCATTGTTTGCGGCGGACGGATTCGTCATGCGAGATGACGAGTTCGTCGATCCAGGCTATTTACTAATGTCTCGCTACAGCAGTGCTCACAGCCAGACGATTGTAGAGCTTGTCCGCTTGAGAGACTTCAGAATATTACATTCGTGGATTCCCCCTGTTGACGAACTTCTAGAGACCATGTTCCCGGAGCAGGAACCCATGATCTCTTACAATCGTTCACGAGACGGGTTTGCCGCCCGTCATCCGTTACTGTTGCCTGATGGCAGAATCGTAGTTCATCCTGGTTTAGGAGCCCTATTTTGCCTCGATAGGCAGAGCCGTGTTGTTTGGAGGCTTGGTAGCAAATATGCATGCCATCATTCGATCGATATTGATGCAGTCGGAAATGTTATTGCCGCTGGAAACATTGCTTTTCCGGGCGAACGAACTTGGCCGGAAGGACTCGACGTGTCCAGCAATAGAACCTTTCCTCGTGACGGCTACTTTGTCGTCTCGCCCGAACATGGTGAAGTATTGCGCAGTGAATCGGTCGCCGACATTTTGGTTCACAATAATTTTCATGGATTGTTATTCGGAATCTCACAAAGGGGCGATACTCAAGACTCTCTCCATCTGAATGATGTGCAACCGCTTCGATACGAAGTTGGCGAGTACCGATACGGAGATCTGGCGTTTAGTCTCCGGGACATTTCGACTGTTTTCGTTTACCGTCCCTCTACTCGAAAAGTTCTATGGCTCAGAACCGGACCATGGGTTTCGCAACATGATGTGGATATGCTGCCTGACGGCGACTTTACGGTTTTCAGCAATAACAGTTATCGCAAGGAAAAAGAGAAGTATCGGGAGATTAGTAATGTCATTCGGTTTAATGTCAAGAGTGACGAATTCGATGCACCTTACGACGAGATCTTGCGCGAGGTAGGCTCCTTTACGATGTCACAAGGTTGTTGCCGCGTGCTTCCCGGAGGCGACGTCGTGTTCGAGCAACAAAACGAAGGGCGAGTCTTTCGCGTTTCTCGCCGTGAAGTCCGTTGGGAGTTCGTCAATAAGACGCGTGACGGATACGCGGGGTGGGTCAACTGGTGCCGGTATTATCTTGCATCAGAGATCGATCTGTCATGGCTCGAGCGAGTTTCTCATGATGATTCAATTTGA
- a CDS encoding sulfotransferase — translation MSAASFEVQRLVANTDTPKVARAKHLFVAGLARAGTTILMRRLYETGRFRSLTYRDMPFVLMPDLWGRIRGRAPASASVERAHGDGIMVNNESPEALEEVFWRVHFGSKYIRPDRLKSCELSAEAVSQFREYLAILLTGTDSGRYLSKNNNNILRLRVIAAAFPNAVQIVPFREPRSHAASLLRQHRRFLRIHAESRFSRQYMRWLVHHEFGADHRPFEFDPATVMVGGDRLSLGYWMRQWVHVYRGLLDTAPPSAVFVCYEDLCREDNQLWMKLTEILELPVVEGSDVGGFVSRNKPCDESLPEGLEANARDLYEVLQRRQVERLSQ, via the coding sequence GTGTCGGCCGCATCTTTCGAAGTCCAGCGGCTGGTGGCGAACACCGACACTCCGAAAGTCGCTCGTGCAAAACATCTGTTCGTCGCAGGGCTGGCCAGAGCCGGAACGACGATCTTGATGCGGCGTTTGTATGAGACCGGAAGGTTTCGCTCGTTGACCTATCGAGATATGCCGTTCGTCTTAATGCCGGACCTGTGGGGTAGAATTAGAGGCCGCGCGCCCGCTTCCGCATCCGTCGAACGCGCCCACGGCGACGGTATCATGGTGAATAATGAATCGCCCGAAGCGTTGGAGGAAGTGTTTTGGCGGGTTCACTTCGGTTCAAAGTATATCCGCCCCGACCGACTCAAAAGTTGCGAGTTGTCGGCCGAGGCTGTTTCACAGTTTCGGGAGTACCTGGCGATTTTGCTGACGGGAACCGATAGCGGAAGGTACTTGTCCAAGAACAACAACAACATCTTGCGACTCCGAGTGATCGCGGCGGCATTTCCGAACGCGGTGCAAATTGTCCCATTTCGCGAGCCCCGTTCTCATGCCGCGTCATTGCTGAGACAGCATAGGCGTTTCTTGAGGATTCACGCCGAGTCGCGCTTTTCAAGACAATACATGCGCTGGTTGGTGCATCACGAGTTCGGTGCCGATCACCGTCCGTTCGAATTCGATCCCGCGACGGTGATGGTCGGCGGAGATCGTCTGTCATTAGGATATTGGATGCGGCAATGGGTCCACGTGTACCGCGGACTGCTTGACACTGCCCCGCCTTCGGCGGTTTTCGTGTGCTATGAAGACCTCTGTCGCGAGGATAATCAACTGTGGATGAAGTTGACGGAGATTCTTGAGCTTCCGGTCGTCGAAGGGAGCGACGTGGGGGGCTTTGTCAGTCGGAACAAGCCGTGCGACGAATCGTTGCCCGAAGGGTTGGAAGCAAATGCGCGGGACTTGTACGAGGTGCTGCAGCGGCGGCAGGTTGAACGACTTTCTCAATGA